One genomic window of Ctenopharyngodon idella isolate HZGC_01 chromosome 18, HZGC01, whole genome shotgun sequence includes the following:
- the ssr3 gene encoding LOW QUALITY PROTEIN: translocon-associated protein subunit gamma (The sequence of the model RefSeq protein was modified relative to this genomic sequence to represent the inferred CDS: inserted 1 base in 1 codon), giving the protein MAPKSSNKQQSEEDLLLQDFSRNLSAKSTALFYGNALIVSAIPIWLFWRIWHMDLVQSAVLYAVMTLVSTYLVAFAYKNVKFVLKHKVAQKREDAVSKEVTRKLSEADNRKMSRKEKDERILWKKNEVADYEATTFXIFYNNTLFLLLVIVASFFLLKNFNPTVNYILSISASSGLIALLSTGSK; this is encoded by the exons ATGGCACCTAAAAGCAGCAACAAACAGCAGTCAGAGGAGGATCTTCTCCTGCAGGACTTCAGCAGGAACCTGTCGGCGAAATCCACGGCGCTGTTCTACGGCAATGCGCTAATCGTGTCCGCAATCCCCATCT GGCTGTTCTGGAGGATCTGGCACATGGATCTGGTCCAGTCTGCGGTGCTGTATGCAGTCATGACTCTGGTCAGCACTTACCTAGTTGCCTTTGCttacaagaatgtcaaattcgTCCTCAAGCACAA GGTTGCTCAGAAACGTGAAGATGCTGTGTCCAAGGAAGTGACTCGCAAGCTCTCTGAGGCAGACAACCGCAAAATGTCCCGCAAAGAGAAGGACGAGAG GATCCTTTGGAAGAAGAATGAGGTCGCCGATTACGAGGCCACAACTT CCATCTTTTATAACAACACTCTCTTCCTCTTGCTCGTCATTGTCGCTTCTTTCTTCCTGCTGAAGAACTTCAATCCAACAGT GAACTACATTCTGTCCATCAGTGCCTCTTCAGGTCTGATCGCCCTGCTGTCCACTGGGTCCAAATAA